One genomic segment of Roseovarius carneus includes these proteins:
- a CDS encoding DUF1045 domain-containing protein, with amino-acid sequence MPDYRRYAIYFTPRASGPLAEFGARWLGWDIAVGKAVAHPVLPGLPAPMAEITQTPQRYGFHATMKPPFSLGAGDLATLRDGLATLCQSHAPVMLEGIILARLGRFLALVPHEASPALTQLAAACVQDLDALCAPMTEAELERRRAARLTPEEEANLIRWGYPYVMERFRWHMTLTGKLPKAQVLEVERVLRPHIAPLLEGAFVIDALSLVGEDAEGMFHLIQRRALTG; translated from the coding sequence ATGCCCGATTACCGACGCTATGCCATCTATTTCACGCCACGCGCCTCCGGGCCTCTGGCGGAGTTTGGCGCGCGCTGGCTGGGCTGGGACATAGCAGTCGGCAAGGCGGTGGCACATCCCGTGCTGCCGGGCCTGCCCGCACCCATGGCCGAGATCACGCAAACGCCCCAACGCTATGGGTTTCACGCCACGATGAAGCCGCCCTTCAGCCTGGGCGCGGGGGACCTCGCGACGCTCAGGGATGGCTTGGCGACACTCTGCCAAAGCCACGCACCCGTCATGTTGGAGGGGATCATCCTCGCGCGGCTTGGCCGGTTTCTGGCCCTCGTGCCACATGAGGCGAGCCCCGCCTTGACGCAACTGGCCGCCGCTTGCGTGCAGGATTTGGACGCGCTGTGCGCCCCCATGACGGAGGCGGAGCTAGAGCGCCGCCGTGCAGCACGCCTCACCCCGGAAGAAGAGGCCAACCTGATCCGCTGGGGCTATCCTTACGTGATGGAGCGATTCCGCTGGCATATGACCCTGACAGGCAAGCTGCCAAAAGCGCAGGTTCTGGAGGTGGAGCGCGTGCTGCGCCCGCATATCGCGCCGCTGCTGGAGGGGGCTTTCGTCATAGATGCGCTGAGCCTTGTGGGTGAGGATGCGGAGGGTATGTTTCATCTGATCCAGCGCCGGGCGCTGACGGGCTGA
- the trpB gene encoding tryptophan synthase subunit beta, which yields MNDLFNSFMTGPDDKGRFGDFGGRFVSETLMPLILELEEQYEHAKTDDSFWAEMNDLWTHYVGRPSPLYFAEGLTRHLGGAKIYLKRDELNHTGAHKINNVLGQILLARRMGKTRIIAETGAGQHGVATATVCAKFGLKCIVYMGAHDVERQAPNVFRMKLLGAEVVPVTSGRGTLKDAMNDALRDWVTNVRDTFYCIGTVAGPHPYPAMVRDFQSIIGKETKEQMMAAEGRLPDTLIAAIGGGSNAMGLFYPFLDDKDVNIIGVEAGGKGVNAKMEHCASLTGGRPGVLHGNRTYLLQDDDGQILEGYSISAGLDYPGIGPEHSWLHDIGRAQYVSITDKEALEAFQLSCTTEGIIPALEPSHALAHVMKIAPALPADHLLVMNMCGRGDKDIFTVAKHLGFEMAQKD from the coding sequence ATGAATGATCTCTTCAACAGCTTCATGACCGGCCCCGACGATAAGGGCCGCTTTGGTGATTTCGGCGGGCGGTTCGTGTCTGAGACGCTGATGCCCCTGATACTTGAGCTGGAAGAGCAATACGAGCACGCCAAGACCGACGACAGCTTCTGGGCCGAGATGAACGACCTCTGGACCCATTACGTAGGCCGCCCCAGCCCGCTTTACTTCGCCGAAGGGCTGACACGGCATTTGGGCGGGGCCAAGATTTACCTCAAGCGTGACGAGTTGAACCACACGGGCGCGCACAAGATTAACAACGTGCTGGGCCAGATCCTTTTGGCGCGTCGCATGGGCAAGACCCGCATCATCGCGGAGACAGGCGCGGGCCAGCACGGGGTGGCCACGGCGACTGTCTGTGCCAAGTTTGGCCTCAAATGTATCGTCTACATGGGCGCGCATGACGTAGAACGCCAAGCGCCCAACGTCTTTAGGATGAAGCTTCTGGGGGCCGAGGTCGTGCCTGTGACCTCCGGGCGCGGCACGCTTAAAGACGCGATGAATGACGCCCTGCGTGACTGGGTGACCAATGTGCGCGACACATTTTATTGCATCGGTACAGTTGCCGGCCCGCACCCCTATCCGGCCATGGTGCGCGATTTCCAAAGCATCATCGGCAAAGAGACCAAAGAGCAAATGATGGCAGCCGAAGGCCGCCTGCCCGACACGCTGATTGCCGCGATCGGTGGAGGATCAAATGCGATGGGCCTCTTCTACCCGTTTCTCGATGATAAGGATGTGAACATCATCGGCGTCGAGGCGGGTGGCAAGGGTGTGAACGCCAAGATGGAGCATTGCGCATCCCTCACGGGCGGTCGCCCCGGCGTGCTGCACGGCAACCGCACTTACCTGCTGCAAGATGATGATGGCCAGATCCTTGAGGGCTATTCTATCTCCGCCGGGCTCGATTATCCCGGCATCGGCCCCGAGCATAGCTGGCTGCACGATATTGGCCGCGCACAATATGTCTCGATCACTGACAAGGAAGCGCTTGAGGCGTTCCAGCTCAGCTGCACCACCGAAGGTATCATCCCTGCGCTGGAGCCGAGCCATGCTCTCGCCCATGTCATGAAAATCGCGCCAGCCCTGCCAGCCGACCACCTGCTGGTGATGAACATGTGTGGGCGTGGCGACAAGGATATCTTCACAGTCGCTAAACACCTCGGCTTCGAGATGGCGCAAAAAGACTAA
- a CDS encoding fumarylacetoacetate hydrolase family protein encodes MDQPIFDIPAIPSIEITGSADRFPVRRIFCVGRNYAAHAAEMGNEVDREAPFYFTKSAHALVLSGAEITYPAGTADCHYEMEFVIAIGKPAYKVSQDAAMAAVYGYACGIDLTRRDLQAKAKEERKPWDLGKDFDQSAIMGAITPSAGFGAVGDQAITLEMDGALRQSGHLSEMIWSVPEIIAHLSGFYHLMPGDLIYTGTPAGVGPVHVGARLKGAIDGLEPISLRIAP; translated from the coding sequence ATGGACCAGCCCATCTTTGATATCCCCGCCATTCCCAGCATTGAGATCACCGGCAGCGCAGACCGCTTTCCGGTGCGGCGCATTTTCTGTGTGGGGCGCAATTACGCGGCCCATGCCGCCGAGATGGGCAATGAGGTGGACCGGGAGGCGCCTTTTTACTTCACCAAATCGGCCCATGCTCTGGTCCTGTCGGGGGCCGAGATCACCTATCCGGCGGGCACCGCGGATTGCCATTACGAGATGGAATTCGTGATCGCCATCGGCAAGCCAGCCTACAAGGTGTCGCAGGACGCGGCGATGGCGGCCGTCTACGGCTATGCTTGCGGGATTGACCTTACGCGCCGCGATCTTCAGGCAAAGGCTAAAGAGGAGCGCAAGCCGTGGGATCTGGGCAAGGATTTCGATCAATCCGCTATCATGGGTGCTATCACTCCGAGCGCGGGTTTTGGCGCGGTTGGCGATCAGGCGATCACGCTGGAGATGGACGGGGCGCTGCGCCAGAGCGGGCATCTCAGCGAGATGATCTGGTCCGTTCCCGAGATCATCGCGCATCTGTCGGGGTTCTATCATCTGATGCCGGGGGATCTGATCTATACCGGCACGCCTGCGGGTGTGGGGCCGGTGCATGTGGGCGCGCGGCTCAAAGGGGCCATTGACGGGCTGGAGCCAATCTCCTTGCGTATCGCGCCCTAG
- a CDS encoding acyl-CoA dehydrogenase family protein, which translates to MAHDGQSAPLLHGTLLDNLTDLTGAAIAPAEAILETAKAHLRDLVTIDGRVSGAAVEAHQTAAHGLAWLATYVESLRQMQKWAERLTEEGAFGEVEQLIHQIAFGEYLWQLYGGIPMNQGEMLRLQDIGLNQDEMQVMMTPEIMTLTQNGNTQAARVRLVELMQERAAEITVGKTGLDEELEMIREQFRRYALERVEPDAHEWHLKDELIPMEIIDELSEMGVFGLTIPEEYGGLGMSKASMCVVSEELSRGYIGVGSLGTRSEIAAELIIAGGTDEQKAKWLPKLASGETLPTAVFTEPNTGSDLGSLRTRAVKDENGDWKITGNKTWITHASRTHMMTVLARSKPDTTDHRGLSMFLAEKIPGDCANPFPTEGMSGGEIEVLGYRGMKEYELAFDNFHVKGENLLGGEEGKGFKQLMETFESARIQTAARAVGVAQSALDVSMQYAIDRKQFGKSLIEFPRVASKLAMMAVEIMVTRQLTYFSAFEKDNGRRCDLEAGMAKLLGARVAWAAADNGLQIHGGNGFALEYKISRILCDARILNIFEGAAEIQAQVVARRLLA; encoded by the coding sequence ATGGCACATGATGGACAAAGCGCACCGCTGCTGCATGGCACGCTGCTGGACAATCTCACCGACCTGACAGGCGCGGCCATTGCCCCCGCCGAGGCCATTCTGGAGACCGCCAAAGCACATTTGCGCGACCTCGTGACCATTGATGGCCGCGTCTCGGGCGCCGCCGTCGAGGCGCATCAGACTGCCGCACACGGGCTGGCATGGCTGGCCACTTACGTCGAATCGCTGCGCCAGATGCAAAAATGGGCCGAGCGGCTTACTGAGGAGGGCGCGTTTGGCGAGGTCGAGCAATTGATCCACCAGATCGCGTTCGGCGAATATCTCTGGCAGCTTTACGGCGGCATCCCGATGAACCAAGGCGAGATGCTGCGCCTGCAAGATATCGGCCTGAACCAGGACGAGATGCAGGTCATGATGACGCCCGAAATCATGACACTCACCCAAAACGGCAACACACAAGCCGCCCGCGTGCGCCTCGTGGAGTTGATGCAAGAGCGCGCCGCCGAGATCACCGTGGGCAAGACCGGCCTCGACGAAGAGCTTGAGATGATCCGCGAGCAGTTCCGCCGCTATGCGCTGGAGCGGGTTGAGCCCGACGCGCATGAATGGCACCTCAAGGACGAACTGATCCCTATGGAGATCATCGACGAGCTGTCCGAGATGGGCGTCTTTGGCCTGACCATCCCCGAAGAATATGGCGGGCTGGGCATGAGCAAAGCATCAATGTGCGTCGTCTCCGAGGAGCTAAGCCGTGGCTATATCGGTGTGGGCTCGCTCGGCACCCGGTCCGAGATTGCCGCAGAGTTGATCATCGCGGGCGGCACAGACGAGCAAAAAGCCAAATGGCTGCCGAAACTGGCAAGCGGCGAGACCCTCCCCACGGCTGTGTTTACCGAGCCCAATACAGGCTCCGACCTTGGCTCCCTGCGCACCCGCGCGGTCAAGGACGAAAATGGCGATTGGAAAATCACGGGCAACAAGACGTGGATCACCCACGCCTCGCGCACCCACATGATGACAGTGCTCGCGCGCTCCAAGCCCGACACGACAGATCATCGCGGCCTGTCGATGTTTCTGGCCGAGAAAATTCCCGGCGATTGCGCCAACCCCTTCCCGACCGAGGGCATGTCCGGCGGCGAGATCGAGGTTCTGGGCTACCGCGGCATGAAGGAATACGAGCTGGCCTTTGATAATTTCCACGTCAAGGGCGAGAACCTTCTGGGCGGGGAAGAGGGCAAAGGCTTCAAACAGCTGATGGAGACGTTTGAAAGCGCGCGCATCCAGACCGCCGCCCGCGCCGTGGGTGTCGCGCAATCAGCGCTCGATGTGTCCATGCAATATGCCATCGACCGCAAGCAATTCGGCAAGAGCCTCATTGAGTTCCCGCGCGTGGCGAGCAAGCTGGCGATGATGGCGGTGGAGATCATGGTCACACGTCAGCTGACCTATTTCAGCGCGTTCGAGAAAGACAATGGACGCCGCTGCGATCTGGAGGCCGGGATGGCCAAGCTGCTGGGTGCACGGGTTGCGTGGGCAGCGGCGGATAACGGTCTGCAAATCCATGGCGGCAACGGCTTCGCTCTGGAATACAAGATCAGCCGCATCCTGTGTGACGCGCGTATCCTCAACATCTTCGAGGGTGCTGCCGAAATTCAGGCACAGGTCGTGGCGCGCCGCCTTCTGGCCTGA
- a CDS encoding sulfite exporter TauE/SafE family protein: MELLSGQGPLLLYVFAGVMAILAGMVKGLVGFGMPMILISGLSTIMPPDVALAGLIGPTLVTNLWQALRQGPGAAVASVRMFAPFMVAGAVTLVLAAQLVPHMRSEALLLIIAVPITGFALLMLLGRELPLPAQPGRGVQGAIGALSGCLGGMTGVWGPTTVAMLTAMQTEKRDQIRIQGVIYGSGAVLLAVAHFGSGVLNAATVGLSFVLIAPAILGQWLGLQVQDRIDQVMFRRLTLIVLLLAGLNLLRRGVMGG; this comes from the coding sequence ATGGAACTTCTGTCAGGGCAGGGCCCACTTCTTTTATACGTTTTTGCGGGCGTGATGGCGATCCTTGCCGGGATGGTGAAGGGGCTTGTGGGATTTGGGATGCCGATGATCCTGATCTCGGGGCTCAGCACGATCATGCCGCCCGACGTGGCGTTGGCGGGGCTGATCGGGCCGACGCTTGTGACAAACCTCTGGCAGGCGCTCCGCCAAGGGCCGGGGGCAGCGGTGGCATCGGTGCGGATGTTCGCGCCTTTCATGGTAGCGGGCGCTGTCACGCTGGTCTTGGCCGCGCAGCTTGTCCCGCATATGCGCAGTGAGGCGCTGTTGCTGATCATTGCGGTGCCCATCACGGGGTTCGCGCTTTTGATGCTGTTGGGGCGGGAGCTGCCGTTGCCCGCGCAGCCGGGGCGCGGGGTCCAGGGGGCAATCGGCGCTCTTTCAGGGTGCTTGGGCGGTATGACAGGTGTCTGGGGGCCGACCACTGTTGCCATGCTGACCGCGATGCAGACTGAAAAGCGCGACCAGATACGTATTCAGGGCGTGATATATGGCAGCGGTGCGGTGCTTTTGGCGGTGGCGCATTTCGGCTCTGGTGTGCTCAACGCGGCGACGGTGGGGCTGTCATTTGTGCTGATTGCGCCTGCGATACTCGGTCAATGGCTGGGCCTTCAGGTGCAGGACCGGATTGATCAGGTGATGTTTCGCCGTCTGACGCTGATCGTGCTGCTTTTGGCGGGGCTCAATCTTTTGCGCCGGGGTGTGATGGGCGGGTGA
- a CDS encoding lipopolysaccharide assembly protein LapA domain-containing protein, whose translation MRYIRYGSIAIFALALILVALANRGMVSVKMLPDEIAGFAALNPGHEVPLFVVIFGSVLAGLVLGFIWEWIREAKERATAAARAREIQRLRAELARLKGEKHEGKDEVLALLDQAS comes from the coding sequence ATGCGCTACATTCGCTACGGCTCCATCGCCATCTTCGCGCTGGCCCTGATTCTGGTGGCGCTGGCCAATCGGGGCATGGTCTCGGTCAAGATGTTGCCCGATGAGATTGCAGGGTTTGCCGCGTTGAACCCTGGTCACGAGGTGCCGCTCTTTGTGGTGATCTTCGGCAGCGTTCTTGCGGGGCTCGTGCTCGGCTTCATCTGGGAATGGATCCGCGAAGCCAAGGAGCGTGCCACAGCCGCTGCCCGCGCGCGCGAAATTCAGCGTCTGCGCGCCGAGCTTGCCCGCCTCAAGGGTGAGAAGCATGAGGGCAAGGACGAAGTTCTGGCGCTTCTCGATCAGGCCAGCTGA
- a CDS encoding DUF6473 family protein produces the protein MAYEKLGQSPLDYMPCRYGASKLLFRGPRREFDAPYVACLGGTETYGKFIEAPFPALLEARTGVTCVNFGLPNAGIDVFLNDPGVLSIANNARLVVLQVPPALNMSNRFYTVHPRRNDRFVKASASLKSVFREVDFTEFHFTRHMLRHLRGVAPDRFDLIRDELQAAWIARMRVLLHQVTAPVALLWMSAHAPQESAASPDLVHDPAFVTCAMLDAVRPQVACVIDATVSAEALALGSRGMVFSELEGSAACELLGPAAHAEAAAALLPIVVEHVRI, from the coding sequence ATGGCTTATGAAAAGCTGGGGCAGAGCCCCTTAGACTATATGCCGTGCCGCTATGGCGCGTCCAAACTTCTCTTTCGCGGGCCGCGCCGGGAGTTTGATGCGCCCTATGTGGCCTGCCTTGGTGGTACGGAGACCTATGGCAAGTTTATCGAGGCGCCGTTCCCGGCGCTTCTCGAGGCGCGGACAGGGGTCACTTGTGTGAATTTCGGGCTGCCCAATGCGGGGATTGATGTGTTTTTGAACGATCCTGGCGTGCTCTCGATCGCCAATAATGCAAGGCTCGTGGTGCTTCAGGTACCGCCCGCGCTCAATATGTCGAACCGGTTCTACACTGTGCATCCGAGGCGCAATGATCGCTTTGTGAAAGCCTCCGCCTCGCTCAAGAGCGTGTTTCGCGAGGTGGACTTCACCGAGTTTCATTTCACGCGCCATATGCTCCGACATTTGCGGGGGGTGGCGCCGGATCGCTTTGATCTGATTCGTGATGAGTTGCAGGCAGCATGGATCGCGCGGATGCGAGTTTTGCTGCATCAGGTGACGGCCCCTGTGGCGCTGTTGTGGATGTCAGCTCATGCGCCGCAGGAGAGTGCCGCCTCGCCTGATCTGGTGCATGATCCGGCCTTTGTGACATGCGCCATGCTGGATGCGGTAAGGCCGCAGGTGGCCTGTGTGATTGACGCGACCGTGAGCGCCGAGGCGTTGGCGCTGGGCAGTCGGGGGATGGTCTTCTCGGAGTTGGAGGGGAGTGCCGCATGCGAGCTTTTGGGGCCTGCCGCCCATGCGGAGGCGGCCGCGGCGCTTTTACCTATCGTGGTGGAACATGTCCGTATCTGA
- the ihfB gene encoding integration host factor subunit beta, whose amino-acid sequence MIRSELIQKIADENPHLYQRDVERIVNTIFNEITDAMAGGNRVELRGFGAFSVKQRDARTGRNPRTGESVQVVEKHVPFFKTGKLLRDRLNGK is encoded by the coding sequence ATGATCAGATCGGAATTGATTCAAAAAATCGCCGATGAAAATCCTCATCTCTATCAGCGTGACGTAGAGCGGATCGTTAACACCATTTTTAACGAAATCACCGATGCGATGGCCGGGGGAAACCGGGTTGAGCTTCGTGGGTTTGGCGCTTTTTCCGTCAAGCAGAGGGATGCGCGCACAGGTCGCAACCCGCGCACAGGCGAATCGGTGCAGGTTGTTGAAAAGCACGTGCCGTTTTTCAAAACCGGCAAGCTGCTACGGGACCGGCTGAACGGGAAGTAA
- a CDS encoding phosphoribosylanthranilate isomerase produces the protein MTKDIRIKMCGLTRAADVTAAVAAGAAYLGFNFFPKSPRYVSFDAARALALEVPEGIAKVSLTVDADNAMLDQLVATVPLDMLQLHGHETAARVSEVKARYGLPVIKVIGIGEAADLPQIDTYGRVADQLLVDTKPPPGADRPGGNALAFDWTLIEGRRWPVPWMLAGGLTVDNVAAAIEATGATQVDVASGIESAPGLKDANLMSAFVDSARGRITS, from the coding sequence ATGACCAAAGACATTCGGATCAAGATGTGCGGGCTCACCCGCGCTGCGGACGTGACGGCGGCTGTTGCTGCGGGCGCCGCCTATCTGGGCTTCAACTTTTTTCCCAAGTCACCGCGTTATGTCTCGTTTGACGCCGCGCGCGCCCTTGCCCTTGAGGTGCCAGAGGGCATCGCGAAAGTCTCCCTGACGGTGGATGCTGATAACGCCATGCTAGACCAGCTTGTCGCAACTGTGCCGCTTGATATGCTGCAACTGCACGGGCACGAAACGGCGGCCCGTGTGAGCGAGGTCAAAGCGCGCTATGGCCTGCCGGTGATCAAGGTGATCGGGATTGGCGAAGCGGCTGATCTGCCGCAGATCGACACCTATGGCCGCGTGGCTGATCAGCTATTGGTCGACACGAAGCCGCCGCCGGGCGCCGACAGGCCGGGTGGTAACGCACTGGCCTTTGACTGGACCTTGATCGAGGGGCGCCGCTGGCCGGTGCCGTGGATGCTTGCGGGCGGTCTGACCGTGGACAATGTGGCCGCCGCTATTGAGGCCACTGGTGCGACGCAGGTCGATGTCGCCTCAGGGATCGAAAGCGCGCCGGGTCTCAAGGATGCAAATCTTATGTCAGCTTTTGTTGACAGCGCCCGAGGTCGCATCACATCCTGA
- a CDS encoding class I SAM-dependent DNA methyltransferase, whose amino-acid sequence MSGTEHLEDVYAAQSAEDTRRVYNKRSHSYNADNLSRGFRLPFLAAGLLAQHLKPDAGPVLDAGSGTGLVGETLRLMGFDHLIACDVSPEMLCVAAMTEAYESFHETDIGAHIPIDDNLCAGFVCVGAFGPGHAPPRSLIELARVTRPGGIGVFNLLEAHYVEQGFPDIMQALTETGRWEEVHVTPPFLPFLLAEPELWSRAYVMRML is encoded by the coding sequence ATGAGCGGGACCGAACACTTGGAAGACGTCTATGCGGCGCAAAGTGCCGAGGACACGCGCCGGGTCTACAATAAACGATCGCACAGCTATAATGCCGATAATCTGAGCCGGGGGTTTCGCTTGCCGTTTCTTGCTGCGGGTCTTCTTGCGCAGCACCTGAAGCCTGATGCGGGCCCGGTTCTGGATGCGGGGTCTGGCACGGGACTTGTGGGTGAGACTTTGCGTCTGATGGGGTTCGACCATCTGATCGCCTGTGATGTGTCGCCCGAGATGCTCTGTGTCGCGGCAATGACTGAGGCGTACGAATCGTTTCACGAGACGGATATCGGCGCGCATATCCCAATTGATGACAATCTCTGTGCGGGCTTTGTCTGTGTCGGGGCGTTCGGACCCGGCCATGCGCCGCCCCGCAGCCTGATTGAGTTGGCCCGCGTCACACGCCCCGGTGGGATCGGCGTCTTTAACCTGCTCGAAGCGCATTATGTTGAGCAGGGCTTTCCCGATATTATGCAGGCCCTGACCGAGACGGGCCGCTGGGAAGAGGTCCACGTGACGCCGCCCTTTCTGCCCTTCCTTTTGGCCGAGCCGGAGTTGTGGTCGCGTGCCTATGTGATGCGGATGCTCTGA
- a CDS encoding electron transfer flavoprotein subunit alpha/FixB family protein, with protein sequence MAVLLLAEVTDGELAMDATAKAVTAAQSLGDVTVLCAGSNAAAAGDAAAKITGVAKVLVAEDASLGHRLAEPTAALIVSLAGDYSHIVAPATTDAKNVLPRVAALLDVMVISDVSGVVDAATFERPIYAGNAIQTVKSSDSTIVVSFRTAAFDAAAEGGSASVETISAAANPGLSEWVEDKVATSDRPELTSAGVVVSGGRGVGSLDDFAMIEKLADKLGAAVGASRAAVDSGYAPNDWQVGQTGKVVAPDLYVAVGISGAIQHLAGMKDSKIIVAINKDEEAPIFQVADYGLVADLFDAVPELTEKL encoded by the coding sequence ATGGCTGTTCTTCTCCTTGCCGAAGTGACGGATGGTGAATTGGCGATGGACGCGACGGCGAAGGCCGTGACAGCGGCCCAAAGCCTTGGTGATGTGACTGTACTCTGCGCAGGGTCCAATGCTGCCGCCGCAGGCGACGCTGCTGCGAAAATCACGGGCGTGGCCAAGGTGTTGGTCGCCGAGGATGCCTCGCTGGGTCATCGCTTGGCCGAACCCACAGCGGCGCTCATTGTGAGCCTTGCGGGCGATTATTCGCATATCGTCGCACCCGCCACGACGGACGCCAAGAACGTGCTGCCCCGCGTGGCGGCCCTTCTGGATGTCATGGTGATCTCGGATGTCTCTGGCGTGGTTGACGCCGCCACGTTCGAGCGGCCCATCTACGCGGGCAACGCGATCCAGACCGTGAAATCCTCGGACAGCACCATAGTGGTCAGCTTCCGTACCGCAGCGTTTGATGCAGCAGCGGAAGGCGGATCAGCCTCGGTCGAGACAATCTCCGCCGCTGCCAATCCAGGCCTCTCGGAATGGGTAGAAGACAAGGTCGCGACCTCTGACCGCCCCGAGCTGACCTCCGCAGGCGTTGTCGTCTCAGGCGGGCGCGGTGTCGGATCGCTTGATGATTTCGCCATGATCGAGAAACTGGCGGACAAGCTGGGTGCTGCCGTGGGCGCGAGCCGCGCGGCGGTCGATTCGGGCTATGCTCCGAATGATTGGCAGGTTGGTCAGACCGGCAAGGTCGTCGCGCCAGATCTTTACGTCGCCGTCGGCATCTCTGGGGCCATTCAGCACCTCGCTGGCATGAAAGACTCCAAGATCATCGTCGCGATCAACAAAGACGAAGAAGCCCCGATTTTTCAGGTAGCCGATTACGGCCTCGTGGCCGATCTCTTCGACGCAGTACCTGAGCTGACTGAAAAACTCTGA
- a CDS encoding TetR/AcrR family transcriptional regulator: protein MTLDASTPRRARLRRHNWLEAGLSALGEAGHGALQAEPLARRLSTTKGSFYWHFDDLPAFHAAILETWEEEATRTLDTVLSQEEGAVARLRRFGQVIADKPGGGDPEPAIRAWALSHPRAAEAVARVDAKRLSYLGGLLNDLGIGNPEMAQILYAASIGMEAMGPAAPADRAGAMGTLVDLVLVLR, encoded by the coding sequence ATGACACTCGATGCCTCCACACCGCGCCGCGCGCGCTTGCGCCGTCACAACTGGCTTGAAGCCGGGCTTTCCGCCCTTGGCGAGGCTGGGCATGGTGCCTTACAGGCGGAACCGCTTGCGCGGCGCCTCAGCACCACCAAAGGCTCGTTCTACTGGCATTTCGATGATCTTCCTGCCTTCCACGCCGCCATCCTGGAGACGTGGGAAGAAGAGGCCACCCGCACCCTCGACACAGTACTGTCACAGGAAGAGGGCGCGGTCGCCCGCCTGCGCCGCTTTGGTCAAGTGATTGCCGACAAGCCCGGCGGCGGTGATCCCGAGCCTGCGATCCGCGCATGGGCGCTCAGCCATCCGCGCGCCGCAGAAGCGGTGGCCCGGGTCGATGCCAAACGGCTGAGCTATTTGGGTGGGTTGCTCAACGATCTTGGCATTGGCAATCCTGAGATGGCGCAGATTCTATATGCTGCCAGCATCGGGATGGAGGCTATGGGGCCTGCCGCCCCAGCGGATCGGGCGGGGGCGATGGGCACGCTTGTTGATCTGGTGTTGGTGCTACGCTGA
- a CDS encoding 3-hydroxybutyryl-CoA dehydrogenase has translation MEIRTIGVVGAGQMGNGIAHVMALAGYDVKLTDISADALTSAMDIMRKNMERQVSREKISGDEMETALARIRTTTTLTDLGPSNLIIEAATERETVKQAIFEDLLPHLATDTILTSNTSSISITRLASRTDRPEKFMGFHFMNPVPVMQLVELIRGIATDEPTFNACKAVVDRLGKTSSSAEDFPGFIVNRILMPMINEAVYTLYEGVGNVQSIDGAMRLGANHPMGPLELADFIGLDTCLAIMNVLHDGLADTKYRPCPLLTKYVEAGWLGRKTGRGFYDYRGESPVPTR, from the coding sequence ATGGAAATCCGCACTATCGGCGTCGTCGGCGCAGGGCAGATGGGCAACGGCATCGCGCATGTGATGGCTCTGGCAGGATACGACGTGAAGCTGACCGATATCAGCGCGGATGCTCTGACCTCGGCCATGGATATCATGCGCAAGAACATGGAGCGGCAGGTCAGCCGCGAAAAGATCAGCGGCGATGAGATGGAGACGGCCCTCGCCCGCATCCGCACGACCACCACCCTGACAGATCTGGGTCCGTCCAACCTGATCATCGAGGCCGCGACCGAGCGCGAAACCGTCAAACAGGCGATCTTCGAGGACCTGCTGCCACATCTCGCAACCGACACGATCCTCACGTCAAACACATCCTCCATCTCGATCACGCGCCTTGCCAGCCGCACGGACCGGCCCGAGAAATTCATGGGGTTCCACTTCATGAACCCGGTGCCCGTGATGCAGCTTGTCGAGCTGATCCGGGGCATCGCCACGGACGAACCGACATTCAACGCCTGCAAGGCAGTTGTCGACCGCTTGGGCAAAACATCCTCCTCGGCGGAGGATTTTCCGGGCTTCATCGTCAACCGCATCCTGATGCCGATGATCAACGAGGCAGTCTATACGCTCTACGAGGGCGTGGGGAATGTGCAATCCATCGACGGTGCGATGCGCCTTGGCGCGAACCACCCTATGGGGCCTCTGGAGCTTGCGGATTTTATCGGGCTCGACACATGCCTGGCGATCATGAACGTGCTCCATGACGGGCTGGCCGACACGAAATACCGCCCCTGCCCGCTCTTGACGAAATATGTCGAAGCCGGGTGGCTCGGTCGCAAAACCGGGCGCGGCTTTTACGATTATCGCGGCGAGAGCCCTGTGCCCACGCGTTAG